In the Engystomops pustulosus chromosome 2, aEngPut4.maternal, whole genome shotgun sequence genome, one interval contains:
- the LOC140116963 gene encoding olfactory receptor 12D1-like produces MANFSQKVSFELIGFSEVPENYNLVLSFVMFTTYIITVVANGTVILLILVSHHLHQPMYIFIANLALSDLLFDNITLPKIIAKYWFSAGRMSFLECFVQMFLVHCFGSLDSLILMVMACDRYVAICKPLRYSSIVTPRVTTISCSICWLLAMASVFPMLILMAQLSFPVQAKVFSCFCTTSALLRLASGEVTKTREILLIIALWILLTPLAIILLSYIIIIITMHLSGFSSSWQKVLYTCSTHLVVISLYYIPRIFVYISNYAKLILQSDINLLILCIYSYLPHIANPIIYCLRTEEIKKTFRKRMGLTE; encoded by the coding sequence ATGGCCAATTTTTCTCAAAAAGTTTCCTTTGAACTCATTGGGTTTTCGGAAGTCCCAGAGAACTACAACCTTGTGCTCTCTTTCGTCATGTTTACCACCTATATCATAACTGTGGTGGCCAACGGCACCGTCATCCTTCTGATCTTAGTAAGCCACCACCTACACCAACCCATGTACATCTTCATTGCCAACCTGGCCctgtccgacctgctctttgaTAACATCACTTTGCCAAAGATCATTGCCAAGTATTGGTTCAGCGCTGGAAGGATGTCTTTCTTGGAGTGCTTTGTGCAGATGTTTTTGGTCCATTGTTTTGGAAGCCTGGATTCTCTGATTTTGATGGTCATGGCTTGTGATCGTTACGTGGCCATCTGTAAACCTCTGAGATACTCCTCAATAGTCACTCCTAGGGTCACCACCATCAGCTGTAGCATCTGTTGGCTCTTAGCAATGGCCTCTGTCTTTCCCATGCTTATCTTGATGGCCCAACTTTCATTCCCTGTACAAGCCAAAGTCTTCAGCTGCTTCTGCACCACCTCGGCTCTTCTGCGTTTAGCAAGTGGAGAAGTCACTAAAACTCGAGAAATTTTGTTGATCATTGCCCTATGGATCCTGTTGACCCCACTAGCTATCATTCTGCTGTCctacatcatcatcattataACGATGCATCTCTCTGGGTTCTCCAGTAGCTGGCAGAAGGTCTTGTACACGTGCTCCACACATTTAGTGGTCATTAGCCTCTACTACATCCCTCGGATATTTGTCTACATTTCCAACTACGCGAAACTGATCCTACAATCTGATATCAATTTACTGATTCTCTGCATCTACTCATATTTACCACATATAGCCAACCCCATCATCTACTGCCTCAGGACTGAGGAGATCAAGAAGACCTTCAGAAAGAGGATGGGGCTCACGGAGTAA
- the LOC140116418 gene encoding olfactory receptor 2AP1-like, with translation MANQTGFILLGFPGLERFDTPISIGLFLVYLVSFFANGTVIALIVCNRRLYQPMYVIILNLAISDLLFDTVTLPKIIAKYWFNDGSISFAGCIFQVFCAHFLGSFDSYIFLLMAIDRYVAICKPLRYFSIINNRRTILLCCFFWLLTAVIALIIALLDSSVTFCGKNTIRSCFCTNTGVLALSCEDVTALKRTIFGIAMFVLLLPLAFILFSYGMIIKVVISQNHSDGHRRAFYTCATHLVIIGLYFVPRIFVYVANQFQLILDEDINVLILCLYTFVPHMANPIIYCLRTKEIRRTFKNLIRRRILSKTQHISVISTIAN, from the coding sequence ATGGCGAATCAGACTGGATTTATTCTCCTTGGGTTCCCAGGACTGGAGCGGTTTGATACTCCAATCTCCATTGGGTTGTTCCTGGTCTACCTCGTCTCCTTCTTCGCCAATGGTACGGTCATCGCTTTGATCGTTTGCAATCGCCGGCTTTACCAGCCCATGTACGTCATCATCCTCAACCTGGCCATTTCTGATCTTCTCTTCGACACGGTGACTTTACCAAAGATCATTGCCAAGTACTGGTTTAATGATGGATCCATCTCATTTGCCGGATGTATTTTCCAGGTATTCTGTGCTCATTTCCTGGGAAGTTTTGATTCATACATCTTCCTATTGATGGCCATTGACCGATATGTTGCCATCTGCAAACCTCTGAGATATTTCTCCATAATCAACAACCGGCGGACCATCCtcctctgctgcttcttctggttgctcacAGCTGTGATCGCCTTGATCATCGCTCTCCTGGACTCGAGCGTTACCTTCTGTGGGAAAAATACAATCCGGAGCTGCTTCTGCACCAACACTGGGGTCCTGGCCTTGTCCTGTGAAGATGTTACGGCCCTCAAGCGCACCATCTTTGGCATCGCCATGTTTGTTTTACTACTTCCATTGGCTTTCATCCTCTTCTCCTATGGAATGATTATCAAGGTGGTCATCTCCCAGAATCACAGTGACGGCCATCGGAGGGCGTTCTACACCTGCGCCACGCACTTGGTGATCATTGGCTTGTACTTTGTCCCACGGATATTTGTGTATGTGGCCAACCAGTTCCAACTAATCCTCGATGAAGACATCAACGTCCTGATCCTCTGCCTCTATACCTTTGTACCGCATATGGCCAACCCCATTATCTACTGCCTCAGGACTAAGGAGATCAGGAGGACTTTTAAAAACCTGATCAGGAGGAGGATCCTGAGCAAAACACAGCACATATCTGTCATCAGCACAATCGCCAACTAA